The genomic window TCTTGTTCCAAAGAAAAAAGCAGCTGCCTCTGGTTATTTGTTTGTCatatgttttgtgtgttgtgtgttggtaGGTTCGTGTCAGTAAGGAGCAGGATCATATCCTCATCCTCCCCAGAGGACTGTCCTTCGCCGAGGCCTCTGCGTCCAATCTGGTAAGCAACTGCCTGTCTTGCATCATCATCATGGCAGAGTCTGATAGCAGCTCAGGGAACGGCCACAGGGCTGCTTGGGTCTCTTTGTACATTGGCCTTAGTCTGAAGTGTCATTCCAGGAAGACTTGGATTTGGGCTATTGTGATTTTCAAAAGGCGTTTGCATTTGGAATCTATCAGTTATAAATTATGTTGGGTAAATAGTGAAATAAATTAACCTTATTTGTTCGTTTTCAAGCTTTAGGTTATATTTTTGGCTTTGGTCGTGTAACAGCTTGGTTAAACATATAAGATGTTAATATTGCCCAGGGCTTAATAAAAATCCAAAAAAGTGTTttcaggtttgtgtgtgttgctgttttgtttgtgagttttttttctgtaccaATCATAAAGGGAAAGTGTTGGCAGACCTTGACTGAGCTCTTGCCAATGTTTGACATCTGCTTAATCAGCCATTTATTTCTTTGAACTCAGAGATTGTTTTGGATTCCCTGGAGCACTCGCCTGTGTGTTTGCGTCAGCCGTTGGCCTTCAATCATTTACGTATAAGTGTAGTGGTGGGAGTTATGATCTAGAGTTGTCAATTGAGGTTGTCAATTGGTTTGTCTGCACTTGTTCAGATTGGATCTGAAACCAAAGCGGATTCCAAACTCCTTAGTCAGCCTATAAGGGCCGGAACATCCTTGAACATAGGGCTGGACAATATAGTTAAAAAAACGTATCATCGATATAATGTTTCATATCATTCGATATCGATAATTATTGATACATTTTAACAGACTTTTTCAAGACCAGTAACTGAGGTTTGAATTTTACCATTGTATTGATCCAGTGACTGCGTATGGGTTGTTTATGCGACCAAACATCAGGTGTATGTTTACTTTAGAGCTTTATATCGAAAACATTTTCTATCGTTATTACTAAAGGTGTATCATCGATACATATCGTTATCTTtttatcgcccagccctacttgaaCATAACGCAGTTGCTTCTAAATTGTGTCTTACTGGTTAGCTGCTGCCAAAACAGTTAAAAGAGAAGCTTGCTGAACAAGATCAAGTTTATTAACTGGATCATGTTTATAGCTAGCTACCTGAATAACAACATATTCGGTTTAATAACACATTTGACGTTAACATCTGTACTCCTTTGAAGAACTCAGGTTGGCGAAGTAATGAGAGAATTAAGAATGCATGTTAATTATGTGCAGCGCGACCACATGCTTGCAATGTGTCTGCATTCTTGCGTGCGCATGTGTTCTGTTTGTCACTTCTTGTTGGGGTTTCACTTCTGAAGGTTTTTTGGCGTAATCCGTTTTGACACGATGCTCGTGGCGGTTGCTGTTATAACAAATTCCTGCCAGTCAGGTGATTAACGCTGGAATGAATTTGTGAAACGCGTTTTTTCTTTTGCCTGCAGCATGAATGAATCAATAAAAGAAACGCCCGAGGCGCGCAACAGTTCCTGCAGTCGACTTGTGTGCTTTCTCATGCTGCATTTAATGTGCGCCACTATCGTTTTGTGATTCAGGGTACTAGATTTCCATAGCAAACGCAATTTTCtcagttaaaaaaatgtaagctcTCTTTGTGCCATTCCATGAGAAACAGTTTTTGTTACAAATTTTTTGATCCTGGGCTATTGGTTATGTTTTAGCTATGGTAAGTTATGTTTTGATATTTAGTACAGCTACAGTACAGGTTTGTCCAGTTCTCTTTTcgtgtgtgaatgtgttggCCTGTGTGTTGTAGATAGTGAGGCTGAGATAAAGACAGATCTGTTTTGCCTAGTCGGAACACACAGGCTGTTTTTACCTCAGCTGTGTGTTTGATATCTCTGTGTTGCTGACACAGTCAGATAAAGCTCACTGTGTCATCTGTGGGCGTGGCGGCTGGGTTTGGTGCCCGTTGGAATGAGGCCAGCAATCTGGGTCAGTTTTATTAACCCTTTCGTCACTTGCACTCTCTCTTCTAAACTTGTTTATTCTCCAAGCATGTAACAAGGCCAAGCAATGTCAgatttgttattttcaataGAAAGTATGAGTAATGCTAAAGTCACCATTTTGGGTTCTGCGTCGCTATGCACTGGCATTTCTGTTGCATGGCTATATAGTTGCAAAAGTATTTTGGGTGTTAACTAGCTGGTTGCATAATGGCCAGTGGGCACCATTTTATGTCCAATGCACATATTTTGTGGGTGACTTTCACACCAAAGTCTATTTGTTCCCGAATCCGTTATAGCAACAGTAATAGTGATCCTTGCCTTAGCAGACAGAAGTTATTAAAATTGCGTAATTTGGCCAGAGATCGCAGTTTATGAAGCAACTCCTATAAACGGATCCAAATGTACATGTAATAGGAAACTAAGTTGTGATCACATTTGGGCACTGTTTTTCACTTGCAGCCTGTTTCACGGTTCAGCCTATTGTGAAAATCAATGCTTGACAGTCCATTATTTCGCATGTAATAGCAAATGTCATTTGTTTTTGCAGTGCTTTTTTTAAGCAAAGGTGAATGAGAGGACAGGCAAAAAAATAAAGCCAAACCCAAGtactaatacaaatgtattacTCTTGGATTTACTCTATCCTtgccatttattatttaataaactaaaGACTAACTCGCTCCAAATAAATCGAGAGAGATTGAGCTGCGATACTTGCCGTTACAATGCCGTTCTGGTTCTTCTCTAATCTGCATCTCTTAAGAAGTCTTGTTTGCATAATGCATCAAAGATATCGATATAAAGTGGCTGTGGACGTTTGCCAGTTTAATAGTAAAATGCGTTTTAACCAGTTTaggagtttgttttggtgtcagATCACATGTTTGTGACCTTTGGTGTCGCAGCGAGTATGGATTTCAGTTTGGCCTTGTTAACTCGGTTGCGGTACAGCGTGTATTTTGGGCTGGGACGCGGCATCGACAGGCATGTGAAGGTTGTAATGGGTGGTCCGTTGTGATGCAACTCAATATTCAGTCGCACCTCTAGGGGAATTAAAACGCACCAGCACCTCCGTCAACTCGCTGACACAGACCGTACTATTGATCCAGTGTTGTTTCCACATAGGATTTGTCTTACACAACTAATGGTtgatgaatcatttaaaaagacaaataaaagcTCTTTGAATATGATAAATGTGTGTCGGTTTATAGACATGGCTGAAACGTCCTGGTTTTCTGTTCCCCACCATTGATTCTTATTTGTGGAGGTTAGTAGGAATTAGACTTATTAAAGAACATTAATCGAATCATCCACTCATCTCTGAGGATGTTTTCCTTCCAGTTAGGTGAAGAATTTCTGGATTATTGGGAAATGAGCAGCGGTTGCGTTTCGTCTGCCTTAATGTGATTGACATCTGTGGTTGGTTTGAGTTAATAAAAATGGCATACATTTATCAGAATTAGTCTTGAGAAAtagaaacatttcttaaaatagtTTTAGATGAATTGTTTGATGGTTCTCTGCAGTCAAACTTAATTATGCAAATGGTTTAGTTCTTCTCTTTTCCTCTCCTTTCAGGTAAAGTTGAACATACTTGGCGATGTTGTGGATCAGGGCTCCACCAACCTGCAGGTTGACCCAGCCGGCTTCAGCCCTCACGCCGCCATCTACTCTATGAGACCGGACGTGCGCTGCATCATTCACATACGCACCCCTGCCACCGCTGCTGTAAGCATCCACCCACTGCATGCTGGGAAGTGTAGTTTTATGCTAACAGACAGTCCATCTGTAGCATCACAAACTATACATATTGCATTATGGttgcaatattttttatgtttttgaatcGCACATTTACTACTTGTTAAGCAATGTACAATTAAATAGTTATTTATGAATAGTTACtcaaaaatgttaaaactaTGTGCCTCTGTATGCGATGTATAAGTACTTAGATTTATAAAGTTAGTTATTGGCATGCCTAGTTAAAATccttctgttttattttgtgcaaTGATTTCTGCATTAATCTTTTTCTTTCACATTAGGTGTCATCTATGAAGTGCGGTCTTCTGCCCATCTCTCAGGAGGCTCTGATCCTGGGAGACATCGCCTACTACAACTATCAGGGTAGCCTGGATGAACAGGAAGAGCGCATGGAGCTCCAGAAAGCACTCGGACCGTCAGCCAAGGTAAACAGCAAACACTTGACGCTTACAGGTGCAGTTTCTGTTGAATGCAAAGTTCAAGGTCTCAATTAAGGTCTCTATGCCCTGTTATGTCTTAACGATGCCCCGTGtgtctgttgtgtgttttgcagcTGTTGGTGTTAAGGAATCATGGAGTTGTTGCTCTCGGGGAGACAATTGAAGAGGCCTTTCACTATATTTACAATGCTCAATTTGCCTGTGAAATTCAGGTAAAGCGCACTGGGAAAATATGACCAGGCCTAGATCACATTTACCACTGTTAGACACTTTCCAATCAATGTTGTGACATCACAGCTGTCAGGTGGTTTTTACTTCTCATTCCCAATTtctcctctgtgtgtgttttttaaacacaCATGGCTGACAGGAGTAAGATTATAAAAGGAGATTTCTGATGGTTTGTTAAACGAAAGACTTTTTAAATGTAACGTTGCCATAAAGCAAACAAAATCTCTACTTCAAAGCTTGAAAATACATCGCTAAACTGACTGATCTAAAACTGGTCTTTAATTCGGTCACATCTATGTGTCAGATTTCTAGGAGTAGAAAATGCCtcactctctttttctctctttctgtctgaagGTGAATGCGATCTCGTGTGCAGGTGGAGTGGAGAACCTGATCGTGTTAGATCTGGAGAAGTTTAAACCCCGTACGCAGGGGGTGGCTGAAGCTGGGGTCAGCATGGGCTCGCAGAACAAATGGAAAGTGGGCGAGCTGGAGTTTGAGTCACTCATGAGAATGCTGGACAACCTGGTATGTATTGGGGTTAAAGTTAAAACGTATTCGACTGATCCATGTGGACATCAAGCACATGTTCTTCAATGCTCAGTGAGCCGTTTTTACCTCTCAAAATGGGTGTAGTTACAATATCCACCAGCAGGGACAGCGTGGACTGTGCTACCAAGCAACTCGATGCGTTTTCCCATAGGTGAATGCATCTTCCCCAGTGCACTTAGTCCAGCGTCGCAGTGGCACTTGATCTACAGTGCTGCTTTCTTCGCGTGTGCAGTAAATGCACTTTTAAGAGTTTTCTGTCAGAGACGACGCGATTTAGTGTGTTAAGTGGGCGGTTTGGTGTAGCACTATAGCTCGGGACTATGAACCGGAAGGTTGTCGGTTCGATCAACTCAAGAAACCGCCATTATCGTGCTACTGTAAGTCACttaagcatctgctaaatgaatacataCTGTCTAAGAAAGAGAGATCGTCATAGTGGAAAAACGTTCCTTTCCTGTTAGGCAGACGTTTTAGCATTTCAGACAAAAGACAGCAGACGAAACCAAAGAGTTGGTTGAACGCTTCTGCCAAGACTCCCTTCTCTCCTCTCTGCTCCATCCATTTCTCTTATTCGGCAGCTATGTagacatttttctctctttttccctGTGAGATAGTGAAGAATGCAGGCATGTGGAAAGTCTGTTTTCTTAGCTGAGGCTGAAGAATGGAGTGATGTGGAAGAGGAGTGAACTCTGGAAATGATAATGATACGGTGTGTCATTCAATGAGCTGCACTGGACTGATATGTTTTCCTGCTCAGGCTCGTGGTTACTTCACAGTTTTAAACGCGCATATACCGTCTTCGGTCCTTCTAATAGTATCTGGCAAACTCTGCAATTTCAGTTTGCAAACGCAGCTCGTTACATAAACCAATTCAGGTGTTTGAATTATTCATTGATCTCAATCACAAAGGCCTTTGAGTCAGTTGTTTTTGAAAACGGTAATTGAATGATTTAAGGATGGGTCACATCCTCTCTATTATGTTGCTGTCATCTGAGGATGAACTGGATGTACTTGATGTAGCTGATTGTTTTATATCAATCAGATGAAGGCTTGTCTTATAATGTAGGTCAAAATACTCCAGCTCGGGAGATTGAATTTATGGAGAGATTGAAAATATCAAAAGtaatttttgtaatatattttagtgtttgccagtattttagtgcactttaatagtttttttttgcctttatatGTTGACACACGGCCCACTTGTTTATTGACGCCGACATAGTTTATTCTTTTATAAACCTTTTATGTTTATAAGGTACTTTTGATGAACTGTAATAACCTCGGGCTGTGGTTGGTtaatttgtacttttactttttaattatatatcattttaattcTTTCAGGGTTATAGAACAGGCTACACATACAGACACCCCATCGTGCGGGAGAAACCGCGACACAAGAGCGAAGTGGAGATTCCGGCGACAGTAACTGGGTTCATGTTCGACGACGACGACACTCCACGTTTCCCTCTGAGATTACTGCAGCAGCGAcagcagagagagaaaacacGCTGGCTCAATTCACCAAACTGCTATATGAAAGTGAACGTGGCAGAGGGAGCCAGTGAAGAGAACGGACGCTCCAAGACCATGGTGAGAATGACACACACTCTGTTACAGTGAATAGTGAGTCAGAATTAGTGTTTTCTGTTTAAGTTGTTAAATGCTTGTAgatgatcagaatcagaatcagaagagctttattgccaagtgtgcttgcacacacaaggaattttctttggtgttggaagcttctagtacagacatttaacacaatgacaatacaatataatacgatttacagtctaaaagattctaaattgtgcatatataaaataaagactattttacagaaaatgggggataataacatataagagacattgtaccgggtagtacCGGGTAGTATGATCACTGCTAAAGGAGTAAAAGTCTTTTATAAGTAAGTCCAAACAGCCAGAATGTGCTTGTTTCCCAGGAATTTCCGATGGTGTAGCTGCTGACAGAGTAAACccataattctgtcatcacagCTGAACCTGAACATTTCTGGAGTCTTTGCATATATAGTGTGAAAGATGTGTTGGTTGACTGGAAATGTATGGCACCAGTGCATCTTCAAGTTTGATGTTTAGTTCTCTTCTGCCCtctagtgttttgttttagttgttACAGCTGAACGATCACTAAAAATGTTCAAGTTTGAATCCATTCAAGTAAGCTTTCGCTTCTAGAGCTTACGTTATATTGTCTTTCTTTTTATCTGCAGTGGATGAAGTCAGATGAGAGGAACAACGCAAGCGGGACTCCGATCTGCATTGAAGATCCCAACCAGTTTGTCCCTCTGAACACAAACCCCACAGAAGTCCTGGAGAAGAGAAATAAGGTATGCTGTATGGGCATTAAAGGGGTTAGCAAAAGTCATTAGgttatctgtttatttgtttagtcATGTGTGTGCCGATGGGCTCAGattttttgactaaatcttGTCTGTGGTCTTTTTAGATCCGAGAGCAGAACCGCTTTGACATGATGACAGCGGGCCCACAATCACAGCGACTGGCAGGAATTGTAGTGGAAAGACCGCCGGTGAGTGTCAGTGCATCATAAACCCACTGTGAATCCCAGATGCGTCTCTAGGTGGCGCCAAATCCTCAGTTGACACATCAGAGGCGTCACATTAAAGTTCTGTGGT from Triplophysa rosa linkage group LG25, Trosa_1v2, whole genome shotgun sequence includes these protein-coding regions:
- the add3a gene encoding adducin 3 (gamma) a isoform X1, whose translation is MSGEPRQGVVTTPPPPSVGPKESYFDRIDENDPEYLRARNMSPDLRQDFNMMDQKKRVTQILKSPAFRDELEGLIQEQMNKGNDPAGLLALRQIADFFMTTSVAGFSTSPLSLGMVTPINDMFGVESSAVVKGEKQIRSKLASLYRLVDLFSWAHFASCYVTVRVSKEQDHILILPRGLSFAEASASNLVKLNILGDVVDQGSTNLQVDPAGFSPHAAIYSMRPDVRCIIHIRTPATAAVSSMKCGLLPISQEALILGDIAYYNYQGSLDEQEERMELQKALGPSAKLLVLRNHGVVALGETIEEAFHYIYNAQFACEIQVNAISCAGGVENLIVLDLEKFKPRTQGVAEAGVSMGSQNKWKVGELEFESLMRMLDNLGYRTGYTYRHPIVREKPRHKSEVEIPATVTGFMFDDDDTPRFPLRLLQQRQQREKTRWLNSPNCYMKVNVAEGASEENGRSKTMWMKSDERNNASGTPICIEDPNQFVPLNTNPTEVLEKRNKIREQNRFDMMTAGPQSQRLAGIVVERPPPYTGNDEEQTAPLPPNPFSELSEKELVDYAKRVERHHLGLDDDEQLTSDDASTLSQSVSQTQSPQNTPAKEENHTGVLLNGKDDHGEDDELIKRVSKLTTSIESVEITVQPGEKIEEALTPESSPSKSPNKKKKKFRTPSFLKKNKKKEKVEA
- the add3a gene encoding adducin 3 (gamma) a isoform X2; translation: MSGEPRQGVVTTPPPPSVGPKESYFDRIDENDPEYLRARNMSPDLRQDFNMMDQKKRVTQILKSPAFRDELEGLIQEQMNKGNDPAGLLALRQIADFFMTTSVAGFSTSPLSLGMVTPINDMFGVESSAVVKGEKQIRSKLASLYRLVDLFSWAHFASCYVTVRVSKEQDHILILPRGLSFAEASASNLVKLNILGDVVDQGSTNLQVDPAGFSPHAAIYSMRPDVRCIIHIRTPATAAVSSMKCGLLPISQEALILGDIAYYNYQGSLDEQEERMELQKALGPSAKLLVLRNHGVVALGETIEEAFHYIYNAQFACEIQVNAISCAGGVENLIVLDLEKFKPRTQGVAEAGVSMGSQNKWKVGELEFESLMRMLDNLGYRTGYTYRHPIVREKPRHKSEVEIPATVTGFMFDDDDTPRFPLRLLQQRQQREKTRWLNSPNCYMKVNVAEGASEENGRSKTMWMKSDERNNASGTPICIEDPNQFVPLNTNPTEVLEKRNKIREQNRFDMMTAGPQSQRLAGIVVERPPPYTGNDEEQTAPLPPNPFSELSEKELVDYAKRVERHHLGLDENHTGVLLNGKDDHGEDDELIKRVSKLTTSIESVEITVQPGEKIEEALTPESSPSKSPNKKKKKFRTPSFLKKNKKKEKVEA
- the add3a gene encoding adducin 3 (gamma) a isoform X3 — translated: MSGEPRQGVVTTPPPPSVGPKESYFDRIDENDPEYLRARNMSPDLRQDFNMMDQKKRVTQILKSPAFRDELEGLIQEQMNKGNDPAGLLALRQIADFFMTTSVAGFSTSPLSLGMVTPINDMFGVESSAVVKGEKQIRSKLASLYRLVDLFSWAHFASCYVTVRVSKEQDHILILPRGLSFAEASASNLVKLNILGDVVDQGSTNLQVDPAGFSPHAAIYSMRPDVRCIIHIRTPATAAVSSMKCGLLPISQEALILGDIAYYNYQGSLDEQEERMELQKALGPSAKLLVLRNHGVVALGETIEEAFHYIYNAQFACEIQVNAISCAGGVENLIVLDLEKFKPRTQGVAEAGVSMGSQNKWKVGELEFESLMRMLDNLGYRTGYTYRHPIVREKPRHKSEVEIPATVTGFMFDDDDTPRFPLRLLQQRQQREKTRWLNSPNCYMKVNVAEGASEENGRSKTMWMKSDERNNASGTPICIEDPNQFVPLNTNPTEVLEKRNKIREQNRFDMMTAGPQSQRLAGIVVERPPEQLPVKVQF